In a genomic window of Syntrophorhabdales bacterium:
- a CDS encoding DsbA family protein: MAVNELHVTTEVLEIFSDFGUPWCYFSTVRIDELRKKFNIVTKWVAFPLHPEIPEEGLALTELFKGAHIDINKVQARLKEAAAELGLPLGERTKTYNTRHAQELAKWAETQGVGEAFHRAVFKAYFVDGVNIGKLDELVKIAEGLGLSGEAARKALLLRTYQFAVDDDWARAREMGITAVPTFVVGRNRVTGAQPYKVMEKFVRENLE, translated from the coding sequence ATGGCTGTGAATGAATTACACGTGACGACTGAAGTCCTGGAAATATTCTCTGACTTTGGGTGACCCTGGTGCTACTTCAGTACCGTGCGTATTGATGAGCTGCGGAAGAAGTTCAACATCGTAACAAAGTGGGTAGCTTTCCCGCTCCATCCTGAAATTCCCGAAGAAGGTCTGGCGCTGACCGAGCTCTTCAAGGGCGCTCATATAGACATAAACAAGGTACAGGCACGGCTGAAAGAAGCGGCGGCGGAGCTCGGCCTGCCTCTCGGCGAACGCACCAAGACCTACAACACCCGTCACGCCCAGGAACTGGCAAAGTGGGCTGAGACGCAGGGAGTCGGTGAGGCCTTCCACCGGGCTGTCTTCAAGGCCTACTTCGTCGACGGCGTAAACATAGGAAAACTGGATGAGCTGGTCAAGATTGCCGAGGGCCTTGGACTTTCAGGGGAGGCAGCCAGGAAAGCCCTTCTGTTGAGAACCTATCAATTTGCTGTTGACGATGACTGGGCGCGAGCAAGAGAGATGGGTATCACGGCTGTCCCGACCTTTGTAGTGGGAAGAAACAGGGTCACCGGCGCTCAGCCCTACAAAGTGATGGAAAAATTCGTGAGGGAGAACCTTGAATAA
- a CDS encoding methyltransferase domain-containing protein, which produces MNPDNLALIQQINRLWKPVYPHLAKHIEEIYGRTDGKLLEIGPFSGVIFSILKDGIGSSHAIASFPPGMAESYFQEAQEEGVVNRIQIIESNPSLAAVETASMDLAVFRGAFFFPSLFEADLTAAYRVLRPGGLAFVGGGFGKYTPNNVLLALGKQSKELNLSIGKIEITEQWVRKLVIDSGLAGRITIIDEGGLWIIIKK; this is translated from the coding sequence ATGAATCCTGACAACTTGGCACTCATACAGCAAATAAACAGGCTGTGGAAACCGGTCTATCCTCATCTCGCGAAGCACATAGAAGAGATCTACGGCCGCACTGATGGAAAGCTACTGGAGATCGGACCTTTTTCAGGAGTCATTTTTTCCATCTTGAAGGATGGCATCGGCAGTTCTCATGCAATAGCCTCTTTCCCCCCAGGCATGGCTGAATCGTACTTCCAGGAAGCACAAGAGGAGGGCGTGGTCAACCGCATTCAAATTATCGAGAGCAACCCTTCCCTGGCCGCTGTTGAGACTGCATCAATGGACCTCGCCGTGTTTCGCGGCGCCTTCTTTTTCCCTTCCCTCTTTGAAGCGGACTTGACTGCGGCTTATCGAGTGCTTCGGCCCGGAGGTTTGGCATTTGTGGGCGGTGGATTCGGAAAGTACACGCCCAACAATGTGCTTTTGGCCCTGGGAAAGCAATCGAAGGAACTCAATTTAAGCATAGGAAAGATCGAGATCACCGAGCAATGGGTGCGCAAGCTCGTGATCGACAGCGGCCTTGCAGGCAGGATCACTATCATTGACGAAGGCGGATTGTGGATCATCATAAAGAAATAA
- a CDS encoding zinc-dependent alcohol dehydrogenase family protein, whose amino-acid sequence MTIPKTMRAMILEQQGRPLVLKEVPVPLPGPNDVLVKVDACGVCRTDLHVLDGELPHPKLPLVLGHEIVGTVVAIGTAVTAFSLRDRVGVPWLGYTCGTCRYCVRDQENLCDHALFTGYTRDGGYAEYTAADQRYCFKLPNAYGDLEAAPLLCAGLIGYRSYRMAGTHVKTLGIYGFGAAAHLIAQAAVAQGKTVFAFTKPGDVEGQSFARQVGAAWAGDSDVLPPERLDAAIIFAPVGALLPEALRATDKGGVVVCGGIHMSDIPSFPYRLLWEERVVRSVANLSRIDAEEFLAIAAQVPLKVESRPFSLEQANEALEALRRGALTGAAVLVIGRR is encoded by the coding sequence ATGACAATTCCGAAAACGATGCGCGCCATGATACTGGAGCAGCAGGGGAGACCGCTGGTGCTCAAGGAAGTTCCTGTCCCGTTGCCCGGGCCGAATGATGTACTGGTCAAGGTCGATGCCTGCGGGGTCTGCAGGACGGACTTACATGTACTTGACGGCGAACTGCCGCATCCGAAGCTGCCGCTGGTCCTGGGGCACGAAATCGTAGGTACCGTGGTTGCAATCGGTACTGCTGTCACAGCGTTTTCTTTGAGAGACCGCGTTGGAGTACCGTGGCTCGGTTATACCTGCGGCACGTGCCGCTATTGTGTGCGCGACCAGGAGAATCTCTGTGACCATGCTCTCTTTACAGGCTATACCAGAGACGGAGGGTACGCCGAGTATACGGCTGCAGACCAGCGGTACTGTTTTAAACTGCCCAATGCCTATGGCGACCTCGAGGCAGCTCCGCTGCTTTGCGCCGGGCTGATCGGCTATCGCTCCTATCGCATGGCTGGAACTCACGTCAAGACCCTCGGTATTTACGGGTTTGGTGCGGCTGCGCACCTGATAGCACAGGCGGCAGTTGCGCAAGGTAAAACCGTATTTGCCTTCACAAAACCCGGTGACGTCGAAGGTCAGTCGTTCGCCCGCCAGGTCGGCGCTGCCTGGGCGGGGGATTCGGATGTGCTGCCTCCGGAGAGACTGGATGCTGCAATCATTTTTGCGCCGGTGGGCGCTCTGCTGCCTGAAGCTCTTCGGGCGACAGACAAAGGTGGGGTAGTGGTCTGCGGGGGCATACACATGAGCGATATCCCATCCTTCCCCTACCGCCTGCTCTGGGAGGAGAGAGTTGTCAGATCGGTAGCTAACCTGAGCCGAATCGACGCTGAAGAGTTCCTCGCCATTGCGGCCCAGGTCCCGCTCAAAGTTGAATCACGACCGTTTTCTCTCGAACAGGCAAATGAAGCCTTGGAAGCGCTACGGCGTGGGGCTCTCACAGGCGCAGCGGTGCTAGTGATCGGCAGGCGCTGA
- a CDS encoding radical SAM protein yields METARRFAYIEPFEICSIRPPTENYSLTFRVSRNCAWNRCLFCPVYKLGARFSKRPLEEVKRDIDRAAILDEVVRERVSGIAGSIEGGYTQAERLIREIESAKGRSTPEGEDLEALGSKATSIPQSLTVQQRSAEEDDDDERLVWFASWFKEKPSITDSVYHLLAWRQSGARTCFLGDANLLLLSGDYVSEVLSHIRCRFPTLERFTAYGRTQSAARKDVEELALFARAGLNRIHFGVESGSDRVLRYMKKGVTASQHIEACRKTREAGISCSVYVMPGLGGASLSEEHAIETARVLTEGGPDFVRLRSLEIFPRTGLAAAKATGEFVEASEEQVAREMRALIENTKCAITVVSDSASNLLDVNGRLPEDRARMLATIDEYLSLSPRDKLVFSLHARLQSFIGQYGGVTEDILNLLRPHLHGGGIDPESMSDYELERATRFIRSKLMP; encoded by the coding sequence ATGGAGACAGCCCGTAGGTTCGCGTATATCGAACCCTTCGAGATCTGTTCGATCAGACCTCCCACAGAGAACTACAGCCTGACCTTCAGGGTGAGCCGCAATTGCGCGTGGAACCGTTGCTTGTTCTGTCCTGTCTACAAGCTCGGAGCGCGCTTCAGTAAAAGACCCCTCGAAGAAGTGAAGAGAGATATAGATAGGGCAGCCATACTTGATGAGGTGGTACGGGAGCGTGTCAGTGGAATAGCAGGCTCGATTGAAGGGGGTTACACGCAGGCAGAGCGGCTCATACGAGAGATCGAGTCTGCGAAGGGTAGGTCCACACCAGAAGGAGAGGATCTGGAGGCACTGGGCTCCAAAGCAACGTCAATACCTCAGTCTTTGACGGTACAGCAAAGATCCGCAGAAGAAGATGATGACGATGAGCGCCTCGTCTGGTTTGCCTCATGGTTCAAAGAGAAACCGAGCATCACGGATAGCGTCTACCATCTGCTCGCCTGGCGGCAAAGCGGGGCACGCACCTGCTTTCTGGGCGATGCCAATCTCCTTTTGCTCTCTGGCGATTACGTGAGTGAGGTGTTGAGCCACATTCGCTGCAGATTCCCAACGCTGGAGCGCTTTACTGCGTATGGACGCACCCAGTCCGCGGCACGTAAGGATGTGGAGGAACTGGCTCTCTTTGCGCGTGCAGGCCTGAACAGGATCCATTTCGGTGTGGAGAGCGGAAGTGACAGGGTACTCCGCTATATGAAGAAAGGCGTGACAGCATCCCAGCACATCGAAGCGTGCAGAAAGACCAGGGAAGCGGGCATTTCGTGCTCTGTTTATGTGATGCCCGGCCTTGGAGGGGCGAGCCTGTCAGAGGAGCATGCAATCGAGACTGCCCGGGTACTCACTGAGGGTGGGCCCGATTTTGTGCGTTTGAGGAGTCTCGAAATATTTCCCCGGACCGGTCTTGCCGCAGCGAAGGCAACAGGCGAATTTGTCGAAGCATCTGAGGAACAGGTAGCAAGAGAAATGAGAGCGCTCATCGAGAACACGAAGTGTGCGATCACTGTCGTGAGCGACAGCGCCTCAAATCTGCTGGATGTGAACGGCCGGTTGCCCGAGGACAGGGCTCGGATGCTTGCGACCATTGACGAATATCTCTCGCTCTCTCCCAGGGATAAACTCGTGTTCAGTCTTCACGCCCGTCTGCAATCTTTTATCGGACAGTACGGGGGTGTTACAGAGGACATACTCAATTTGTTGAGACCGCACTTGCACGGCGGAGGGATCGATCCGGAATCGATGTCCGACTATGAACTGGAGAGGGCAACCAGGTTTATACGTTCAAAGCTGATGCCGTGA
- a CDS encoding nitrous oxide-stimulated promoter family protein, whose amino-acid sequence MDRNRISPKEKSDISTLMRFVAIYCREHHQGEKAPFSLKQFDIKQITKRDIPVCPECRRLLAYGIGMRLACPHDPKPMCKKCESQCYKGEYKTQIKEIMKFSGIYLVKHGRIDLLYHYFR is encoded by the coding sequence ATGGATAGGAATAGAATTTCCCCGAAGGAAAAATCCGACATCAGCACATTGATGCGCTTTGTCGCAATCTATTGCCGTGAGCACCACCAGGGGGAAAAGGCTCCTTTTTCACTGAAGCAGTTTGACATCAAGCAGATTACGAAAAGAGATATCCCTGTCTGTCCGGAGTGCAGAAGACTCCTCGCCTACGGTATAGGCATGCGCCTTGCCTGCCCGCATGATCCAAAGCCCATGTGTAAAAAGTGCGAAAGCCAGTGCTACAAGGGAGAGTATAAGACCCAAATCAAGGAGATCATGAAGTTCTCGGGAATCTATTTGGTCAAACATGGGCGCATCGATTTGCTCTATCACTATTTCAGGTAA
- a CDS encoding HDIG domain-containing protein, with product MTRQEAIQLLQTYVKNERMLNHCYATEAVMRALARKLGGDEERWALAGLLHDLDVELSNADLKVHGKEAEKILRARDVDEEIIDAVAMHNETFTGKKRATQIQHALAAGETITGLIVATALVYPDKKLESVKPKSITKRMKEKAFAASVNRDIIMECETIGLPLEEFVQLSLDAMKGIAAEIGL from the coding sequence ATGACAAGGCAGGAGGCGATCCAACTTCTTCAGACGTACGTCAAGAACGAACGTATGCTGAACCACTGCTATGCCACTGAAGCAGTGATGAGGGCATTAGCCCGAAAACTGGGTGGTGACGAAGAGCGGTGGGCTCTGGCAGGGCTGCTGCATGACCTCGACGTGGAACTCAGTAACGCCGACCTGAAGGTCCACGGCAAGGAAGCAGAAAAGATCCTGAGAGCGCGAGATGTCGATGAAGAAATCATTGACGCCGTCGCCATGCATAATGAGACATTTACAGGGAAAAAACGGGCAACCCAGATCCAGCACGCTCTCGCTGCAGGCGAGACCATTACAGGACTGATAGTGGCTACCGCGCTCGTCTATCCGGACAAAAAGCTGGAGAGCGTCAAACCCAAATCGATAACGAAAAGAATGAAGGAGAAGGCGTTTGCGGCGTCAGTCAATAGAGATATCATCATGGAGTGTGAGACTATCGGTCTGCCCCTGGAGGAATTTGTGCAGCTCAGCCTTGACGCGATGAAAGGTATCGCGGCAGAAATTGGACTCTGA
- a CDS encoding SprT family zinc-dependent metalloprotease gives MSLRIDRHGRVVMRVPLRTATCDIESFFEQNKAWVARKLAERLTIQSMCKPKRFLPGEEFLFLGKSYPLIYLDVTGKAPTLSFCPDGFSLPWNHAAKAREIFVRWYKKMALQKITERVREFGRRLNLVPQEIRLMTARTQWGSCSPDNRLSFNWKLVMAADTFIDYVVAHELLHIREKNHSRKFWTDLESFMPDYKERKAWLDENGHLLNL, from the coding sequence ATGTCCTTGCGAATTGACCGGCACGGAAGGGTAGTCATGAGGGTGCCGCTGCGCACTGCCACATGCGATATAGAAAGCTTCTTCGAGCAGAACAAAGCATGGGTTGCCAGGAAGCTGGCCGAACGGCTGACCATACAAAGCATGTGCAAGCCGAAACGCTTTCTGCCGGGTGAGGAATTCCTGTTCCTTGGTAAATCCTATCCACTAATCTACCTGGACGTGACCGGCAAAGCCCCCACCCTCTCTTTCTGTCCGGATGGATTCTCTTTGCCATGGAACCATGCAGCCAAGGCGCGAGAAATCTTCGTCAGATGGTACAAGAAAATGGCCTTGCAGAAAATCACGGAACGGGTTCGCGAGTTTGGCCGCAGACTCAACCTCGTGCCACAGGAAATCCGCCTTATGACCGCCCGCACTCAGTGGGGCTCCTGCTCGCCGGATAATCGTCTCTCCTTCAATTGGAAGCTTGTCATGGCGGCCGACACCTTTATCGACTACGTGGTTGCTCACGAGCTTCTTCACATCAGAGAGAAGAATCATTCCCGGAAATTCTGGACGGATCTTGAGTCCTTCATGCCCGACTATAAGGAACGGAAGGCCTGGCTTGATGAGAACGGACATTTGCTCAACCTATGA
- a CDS encoding molybdopterin cofactor-binding domain-containing protein → MAELTFVGKPIPKKDAPAKVVGEAGYIQDLKVPGMLHGKILYSTHPHAKITRLDTSKAEKLAGVKAVLTGSTIPAFKFGVYKDNPPLKVGKVCSLRDEIAAVAAVSPEVAQEALDLIEVEYEELPAIFDPIEAMKEGAPLIHEEHKTNVLKMPWKLIVGDIDAAKKESAYVVEDTYRTQWVTHCCLSASGCIASFDVNNNLTLYSNTQIPYLAQKDFMGALGTFGLKNKRVRILQSTIGGGFGSKLDTYAYEYIAILLALKVRKPVKIVFGREEEFFATSPRQCTITKISQGCDKNGKLLFRDMEMILDNGAYTSWGATTPSVMMLPISSLYKVPNVKYIAKCVYTNNTYSQAMRGYGNPQATFAIECSLEQLAEAAGIDPYEFRLMNANEPGEITPQKFKITTCGVRECMEAVKGRLGWTGKRKQKEGRGFGMAALVHVGGGARVYNSDGCGTIIKIDDFGKVDVFTGSSEIGQGSDTVVAQIVAEVLGVPIEDINVINNDTDVCPWDVGVHASRTTFVAGNAALGAANKLREQILDLAAATLNEDPSALDIKNGTIFSRRDKEKNISLGKILRSAHYSAGGRVLMAEYFYDPPNENFDKEFKGNLSVAYAYGAHGVEVEVDKETGQVKIIKYVAAHDVGKAINPMLLEGQIYGGGVMGLGYALSENMVYKNGKIMNPNFLDYKLLTAKDIPPVEAVIVETDEQAGPFGAKGIGEPGLVPTAPAIANAIYDAVGIRMKDLPITPEKVLKALKEKG, encoded by the coding sequence ATGGCGGAACTGACATTCGTTGGCAAACCGATACCAAAAAAAGATGCGCCGGCAAAAGTTGTGGGCGAAGCCGGCTACATACAAGACCTCAAAGTGCCGGGAATGCTCCACGGAAAGATACTCTACAGCACGCATCCACACGCGAAGATAACGCGTCTGGATACTTCAAAAGCTGAAAAACTTGCCGGTGTGAAAGCCGTGCTCACGGGCTCGACTATCCCTGCTTTCAAATTTGGCGTGTACAAGGATAACCCGCCGCTCAAGGTCGGCAAAGTCTGTTCGCTCAGGGACGAGATAGCTGCCGTGGCAGCGGTGAGCCCCGAAGTTGCGCAGGAGGCCCTGGACCTGATCGAAGTGGAATACGAAGAACTGCCTGCCATATTCGATCCGATTGAAGCCATGAAGGAAGGCGCGCCTCTCATTCACGAGGAGCATAAGACCAATGTGCTGAAGATGCCGTGGAAGCTCATCGTGGGTGATATCGATGCAGCGAAAAAGGAGTCGGCGTATGTGGTGGAGGATACGTACCGCACACAGTGGGTCACTCATTGCTGCCTCAGCGCGAGCGGATGTATCGCGAGTTTCGACGTAAATAATAATCTTACGCTATACAGCAACACGCAAATCCCGTATCTGGCGCAGAAAGATTTCATGGGAGCACTGGGCACTTTCGGGCTGAAGAATAAACGCGTCCGCATTCTGCAGAGCACCATCGGCGGCGGCTTCGGCAGCAAGCTCGATACCTATGCCTACGAGTACATAGCCATTCTGCTCGCACTGAAAGTGCGCAAACCAGTGAAAATAGTGTTCGGCCGCGAGGAAGAATTCTTCGCGACATCGCCCCGCCAGTGTACCATCACGAAGATATCGCAGGGCTGCGACAAGAACGGCAAGCTCCTTTTCAGAGACATGGAGATGATTCTTGACAACGGAGCTTACACGTCGTGGGGTGCAACGACGCCGTCAGTGATGATGCTGCCCATTTCCTCGCTCTACAAAGTGCCGAATGTGAAGTACATAGCCAAGTGCGTCTACACGAATAACACCTATAGCCAGGCCATGCGTGGTTACGGGAACCCGCAGGCTACGTTCGCGATAGAATGCTCGCTGGAGCAGTTGGCTGAAGCTGCAGGCATCGATCCCTATGAATTCAGGTTGATGAATGCAAATGAGCCGGGAGAGATCACGCCTCAGAAATTCAAGATCACCACCTGCGGTGTAAGGGAGTGCATGGAGGCGGTCAAGGGCCGTCTTGGCTGGACAGGCAAACGCAAGCAGAAGGAGGGGCGCGGCTTCGGTATGGCCGCACTCGTGCACGTGGGTGGCGGCGCGCGAGTCTACAACTCGGATGGTTGCGGGACTATCATCAAAATAGATGATTTCGGTAAAGTCGATGTATTCACGGGCTCATCAGAGATCGGCCAGGGCTCGGACACGGTCGTGGCGCAGATTGTAGCCGAAGTTCTCGGTGTTCCCATCGAAGACATTAATGTAATCAACAACGACACAGATGTTTGCCCCTGGGATGTGGGTGTACACGCGTCAAGGACGACCTTCGTTGCGGGTAATGCTGCGCTTGGAGCAGCGAATAAGCTCAGAGAGCAGATACTTGATCTGGCTGCGGCGACTCTGAATGAAGACCCGAGTGCGCTCGACATAAAGAACGGCACGATCTTCTCGCGGCGCGACAAAGAAAAGAATATCTCCCTCGGGAAAATTTTGAGATCGGCTCACTACTCAGCGGGCGGCAGAGTGCTCATGGCAGAATATTTTTACGATCCGCCTAATGAAAATTTCGATAAGGAGTTCAAGGGAAACCTCTCGGTTGCCTACGCATACGGCGCGCATGGCGTCGAAGTCGAGGTGGACAAAGAGACGGGGCAGGTCAAGATTATCAAGTACGTGGCGGCCCATGACGTGGGCAAGGCCATAAACCCCATGCTGCTTGAAGGGCAGATTTACGGCGGTGGCGTGATGGGGCTCGGGTATGCGCTGAGCGAGAACATGGTCTACAAGAACGGAAAGATAATGAACCCGAATTTCCTCGACTATAAACTGCTCACCGCCAAGGATATCCCACCCGTCGAAGCAGTCATTGTTGAGACGGATGAACAGGCAGGCCCCTTCGGTGCAAAAGGTATCGGTGAACCGGGTCTTGTTCCGACAGCGCCCGCGATAGCCAATGCAATCTATGACGCGGTGGGCATCAGAATGAAGGATCTGCCGATCACGCCGGAGAAAGTGCTGAAGGCGCTGAAAGAAAAGGGGTGA
- a CDS encoding (2Fe-2S)-binding protein, with product MKREMQFTLNGEQVKVEVEPTWTLLYLLREKLELTGTKLGCGYGECGACTVIMDGRAVNACLVPVLEAEGTSVTSIEGLAEPSGQLHPLQKAFIDHGAVQCGFCTPGMIMSAKALLDEKQSPTEDEIKESIAGNLCRCTGYVKIIEAVKAAATEQR from the coding sequence ATGAAAAGAGAGATGCAATTCACGTTGAATGGAGAACAGGTGAAAGTGGAGGTCGAGCCTACGTGGACGTTACTCTATCTGCTGCGTGAAAAGCTCGAGCTGACAGGCACAAAGCTCGGCTGCGGCTACGGCGAATGCGGCGCCTGCACGGTGATCATGGACGGCCGGGCAGTGAATGCCTGCCTGGTGCCTGTTCTCGAGGCGGAAGGAACGAGCGTGACCAGCATAGAAGGACTGGCAGAGCCCAGCGGGCAACTGCATCCTCTGCAAAAGGCCTTCATAGACCACGGGGCTGTCCAGTGCGGTTTCTGCACGCCAGGTATGATCATGTCTGCGAAAGCACTCCTCGACGAGAAGCAGAGCCCTACAGAGGATGAAATAAAAGAAAGCATCGCAGGTAACCTGTGCAGGTGTACCGGCTACGTGAAGATCATAGAAGCAGTTAAAGCTGCAGCGACGGAACAAAGATAG
- a CDS encoding FAD binding domain-containing protein, with protein sequence MLSYDYHKPDSLKEALELMVQYKNEAAFIAGGTDVMVQIEQRKLKPKALISLRNIAELKRSDVTGIGGGVTHRQLQNDPIVQKELSALHDAVCNLGSTQIRNVATIGGNICTAAPSADTACPLLVLDARVVLVSATGEREIDLDEFFVGPGKTALQKGEILKEFRIRRFNEKTGSVYIKHTRRAAMDLPIIGVAVRISLNRNDVKCRDALCATEPISKIMGYFENEELKCEDARIAMGVVAPRPIRAKQAEASLTGKVLSEKLVAEIGEIAASESSPRDSVRGEAWYRREMVQVLVRRGIMKAIERVVRPEAVFYPERLW encoded by the coding sequence ATGCTTAGCTACGACTACCACAAGCCTGATTCCTTAAAGGAAGCCCTGGAACTGATGGTGCAATACAAGAATGAAGCGGCCTTTATAGCAGGGGGCACCGATGTCATGGTGCAGATAGAACAGAGAAAGCTGAAACCAAAGGCGCTCATATCGTTGCGCAACATCGCCGAGCTCAAGAGGAGCGATGTGACTGGCATAGGCGGCGGTGTTACCCACCGGCAGCTGCAGAACGATCCGATTGTCCAGAAAGAGCTATCGGCCCTTCATGATGCGGTGTGCAATCTCGGTTCCACCCAAATACGCAATGTTGCCACGATCGGCGGAAACATCTGTACGGCAGCGCCATCAGCAGATACAGCGTGCCCGCTTCTGGTGCTCGATGCCAGGGTAGTTCTGGTGAGTGCAACCGGCGAACGTGAAATCGATCTTGACGAGTTCTTTGTAGGGCCGGGCAAAACAGCCTTACAGAAGGGCGAGATCCTCAAGGAGTTCAGGATCAGGCGTTTTAACGAGAAAACAGGATCGGTATACATAAAACATACCCGGCGGGCCGCGATGGATCTTCCGATTATCGGAGTCGCGGTGCGCATCAGTCTCAACCGCAACGATGTCAAATGCAGAGACGCGCTTTGCGCCACCGAGCCTATATCAAAGATCATGGGGTATTTCGAGAACGAGGAGCTGAAGTGTGAAGATGCACGCATTGCCATGGGTGTTGTGGCGCCACGGCCGATCCGGGCCAAGCAGGCTGAAGCGTCACTCACGGGAAAGGTGCTCTCCGAAAAACTCGTTGCAGAAATAGGCGAGATTGCGGCTTCAGAGTCGTCTCCGAGGGACAGCGTCAGGGGGGAAGCGTGGTATCGGCGGGAAATGGTGCAGGTACTCGTGCGAAGGGGTATCATGAAGGCGATTGAGCGCGTGGTGAGACCGGAGGCAGTTTTTTATCCGGAGAGGCTGTGGTGA
- a CDS encoding phenylacetate--CoA ligase translates to MAKTFMPSVKTKEELEALQLKGLKWTVKHAYNGSPFYRRKFEETGVKPAQIKTMDDIRRLPFTTADDLKAGYPFPLLSVPMEKVVRIHASSGTTGKRKVLAYSAKDIDDWANFFARCYEMAGLTQLDRVQIAVGYGLWTAGAGFQAGVERLGAMAIPIGPGSLDMQTEFLVDFQTTVLCCTASMGLLMAEEVEKRGIRDQINLQKVIFGSERSSDAMRARIRDLLGVEHIFDIPGMTELYGPGTGLDCVHHTGIHYWADYFIVEFLDPETLEPVPEGEIGEMVVTTLRKEAAPLVRYRTRDLTRAIASDCPCGSILPRHDRFLGRSDDMFIFRAVNVYPGQVDHVLSRIEGIGSEYQIHLDRRADGKDYMLVRVERAIGCPADRDEQCKITIQKGIKNNIFVSCDCEIVNHGELPRSERKTKRVFDKRD, encoded by the coding sequence ATGGCTAAGACATTTATGCCGAGTGTGAAAACGAAAGAGGAGCTGGAGGCGCTCCAGTTGAAAGGCCTCAAATGGACAGTAAAACACGCGTACAACGGCTCGCCTTTCTACAGGCGCAAGTTCGAAGAGACAGGCGTCAAGCCTGCGCAGATCAAGACTATGGACGACATCAGGCGTCTTCCATTCACGACCGCAGACGACCTGAAAGCCGGCTATCCTTTCCCGTTGCTCAGCGTGCCCATGGAAAAGGTAGTGAGAATCCATGCATCCAGCGGCACTACAGGCAAGAGAAAGGTGCTCGCCTATTCTGCCAAGGACATTGATGACTGGGCGAACTTTTTTGCCCGCTGTTACGAAATGGCTGGATTGACCCAACTCGACCGCGTGCAGATAGCGGTGGGTTACGGATTGTGGACAGCAGGAGCGGGCTTCCAGGCAGGCGTGGAGCGTCTAGGCGCCATGGCGATACCGATAGGCCCCGGAAGCCTTGACATGCAGACTGAATTCCTCGTTGATTTTCAAACCACGGTACTCTGCTGCACTGCTTCCATGGGTCTTCTCATGGCAGAAGAAGTGGAGAAGAGAGGCATACGCGATCAGATCAATCTCCAGAAGGTGATCTTCGGGTCTGAGCGAAGCAGCGATGCGATGCGAGCGCGAATACGCGATCTGCTCGGGGTGGAACATATATTCGATATTCCCGGCATGACCGAGCTCTATGGACCGGGAACAGGCCTCGACTGTGTTCATCACACGGGCATTCACTACTGGGCAGACTATTTCATTGTGGAGTTCCTCGATCCTGAGACGCTCGAGCCTGTGCCTGAAGGCGAGATTGGAGAGATGGTAGTGACAACGCTCAGAAAAGAGGCGGCTCCGCTGGTGCGCTACCGGACGAGAGATCTGACACGGGCCATTGCGAGTGACTGTCCGTGCGGCTCCATACTCCCGCGCCATGACCGGTTCCTGGGGCGATCGGATGACATGTTCATTTTCCGGGCAGTCAATGTGTACCCCGGCCAGGTTGACCACGTGCTCTCGCGCATCGAGGGAATAGGCAGCGAATACCAGATTCATCTCGACCGGCGCGCAGACGGCAAAGATTATATGCTTGTTAGAGTCGAAAGAGCCATCGGCTGCCCTGCAGACAGGGATGAACAGTGCAAGATTACGATCCAGAAAGGAATAAAGAACAACATATTTGTCAGCTGTGATTGTGAAATAGTCAACCACGGCGAATTGCCGCGGTCGGAAAGAAAAACAAAACGAGTGTTTGACAAGAGAGACTAG